A portion of the Mesobacillus sp. AQ2 genome contains these proteins:
- a CDS encoding 3-oxoacid CoA-transferase subunit B, whose amino-acid sequence MGMGIDVRNRMAKRAAEEITSGMVVNLGIGIPSLVPNHLPRETQVMFHAENGIVGMGASPEKGWEDENLCNAGGFPVTVVAGSSYCDSAVAFGMIRRGRVDLTILGSLQVSQKGDLANWIVPGKKVPGMGGAMELAQKARKVAVLMNHTDKNGVSKLVKSCSLPLTAANCVDLVITDLAVFKINEGSMILSELFAPYTIAEITAKTACDFSIAEDLRVIDY is encoded by the coding sequence ATGGGCATGGGAATAGATGTCAGGAATAGAATGGCGAAGCGGGCTGCCGAGGAGATTACATCCGGGATGGTAGTCAATCTGGGCATTGGAATTCCTTCTCTTGTTCCTAACCACCTGCCACGGGAAACACAGGTAATGTTCCATGCCGAAAATGGGATAGTCGGAATGGGCGCATCCCCTGAAAAGGGATGGGAAGATGAAAATTTATGCAACGCGGGCGGGTTCCCGGTTACGGTCGTTGCAGGTTCTTCTTATTGTGACAGCGCGGTGGCATTCGGAATGATCCGACGCGGGCGGGTTGATCTTACCATACTTGGTTCTTTACAGGTAAGCCAAAAAGGAGACCTAGCGAACTGGATTGTCCCGGGTAAAAAAGTGCCGGGAATGGGTGGGGCGATGGAACTGGCACAAAAGGCCAGGAAAGTTGCCGTACTGATGAACCACACAGATAAGAACGGGGTGTCCAAATTGGTGAAGTCATGCTCCTTGCCATTGACTGCGGCAAACTGTGTCGACTTGGTGATCACCGACCTGGCAGTTTTTAAAATAAATGAAGGCTCCATGATTCTCTCTGAGCTTTTTGCGCCATATACCATTGCTGAGATTACTGCTAAAACAGCCTGTGATTTCTCGATCGCGGAGGATCTTCGGGTTATTGATTATTAA
- a CDS encoding CoA transferase subunit A, with translation MENPFGKIAALEQAMEYFYDGMTLMFGGFGGVGSPPALIDGILEKNIKNLMLIGNDTGFPEIGIGKIVSRRRARKVIASHIGSNPVAGDLMTRGELEVEFSPQGTLTERIRAGGMGIGAILTDVGVDHDFVAKGKQKMTLNGKEYLIETALTADVAIVYAKKADPYGNLVFDKSARNTNPLVAMAGKFTIAEAEEIVPLGSLDPEEIVTPGVFVDMVIPSCGVNWKWAWE, from the coding sequence ATGGAAAATCCATTTGGAAAAATTGCTGCGCTTGAGCAGGCAATGGAATATTTCTATGACGGAATGACCTTGATGTTTGGCGGGTTTGGAGGAGTCGGTTCTCCTCCAGCCCTGATAGATGGCATTCTGGAAAAGAACATCAAAAATCTTATGTTGATAGGAAATGATACAGGCTTTCCGGAAATCGGCATCGGTAAAATTGTCAGCCGCAGGAGGGCCAGGAAAGTGATTGCCTCCCATATCGGCTCGAATCCTGTTGCAGGCGACCTGATGACCAGAGGGGAACTGGAGGTCGAGTTCTCGCCGCAGGGCACACTTACGGAACGTATAAGGGCAGGTGGAATGGGGATTGGCGCTATTTTAACAGATGTTGGGGTCGATCATGATTTCGTTGCAAAGGGCAAACAAAAGATGACCCTTAACGGCAAAGAGTATTTAATTGAAACAGCGCTGACGGCAGATGTGGCAATTGTCTATGCCAAAAAAGCCGATCCATACGGAAACCTGGTTTTCGATAAAAGCGCGAGGAATACGAATCCGCTTGTGGCGATGGCGGGGAAGTTTACAATTGCCGAGGCTGAAGAAATTGTTCCGCTTGGCAGTCTGGACCCCGAGGAAATAGTGACGCCCGGTGTGTTCGTGGATATGGTGATTCCATCTTGTGGGGTGAATTGGAAATGGGCATGGGAATAG
- a CDS encoding aspartate aminotransferase family protein, with product MRSSYLIKPALDESYPEIDYGKGIYLFDKDGKKYLDAASGAVTANIGHGVPEIILAMYEQSKRVSFVYRSQFTSEPAEKLAEKISDSLPGDLNWSFFVNSGSEATETALKIAIQYWQEKGMKSKIKILSRWVSYHGITLGALSMSGHPGRRARFVPLLEEFPTISPPYCYRCPYQKSAPECGYLCAMELEGAIKRIGADHIAAFIAEPVIGAAGGAISPPEGYYETIKKICDENNILFIADEVMTGFGRTGSMLAMEHWNIIPDIVALGKGMGAGYAPIAATVVSDHVMEPILKGSKVIMSGHTLSANPQSCAAALAVLEYLENNHILKDVESRSVYLKNKLDRLKTQFTFIGDVRGKGLLLGMEFVKLPAAKIPFDQSVKLTELVVRTGRDHGILLYPAAAGLDGLSGDAVIIAPPLTITKREIDELIALLKTTLVEVYKTLGFPFENGVEE from the coding sequence ATGAGGTCGTCCTATTTAATCAAACCTGCCCTGGATGAGAGCTATCCTGAGATTGACTATGGTAAAGGCATCTACCTTTTTGACAAAGACGGGAAGAAGTATCTTGATGCTGCATCCGGGGCTGTAACGGCAAACATCGGTCATGGAGTTCCGGAAATCATTCTTGCGATGTATGAACAGTCCAAGCGAGTTTCATTTGTCTATCGCTCTCAATTCACCAGTGAGCCGGCAGAAAAGCTGGCAGAAAAAATTTCTGATTCATTGCCTGGTGACCTGAATTGGAGTTTCTTTGTAAATAGTGGGTCAGAAGCGACCGAAACCGCTTTGAAAATTGCGATTCAGTACTGGCAGGAGAAAGGGATGAAGTCAAAAATCAAAATACTTTCTAGATGGGTCAGCTACCATGGTATCACGCTTGGTGCACTCTCGATGTCAGGACATCCCGGAAGAAGAGCGAGGTTTGTGCCATTGCTCGAGGAATTCCCGACGATTTCGCCTCCCTACTGTTATCGCTGTCCATACCAAAAATCAGCGCCGGAATGCGGTTATTTATGCGCCATGGAGCTGGAGGGGGCAATAAAAAGGATTGGAGCTGACCACATTGCCGCATTTATTGCAGAACCTGTGATTGGTGCAGCCGGCGGAGCGATTTCGCCACCGGAAGGGTACTACGAAACAATTAAAAAGATTTGTGATGAGAACAATATATTATTTATCGCAGATGAAGTAATGACAGGGTTTGGCAGGACTGGGTCGATGCTGGCAATGGAGCATTGGAATATCATTCCCGATATTGTCGCCCTTGGCAAGGGGATGGGGGCTGGTTATGCACCAATAGCAGCGACCGTTGTAAGTGACCATGTGATGGAACCGATCCTGAAGGGTTCCAAAGTGATCATGAGCGGTCACACTCTAAGCGCAAACCCTCAATCATGTGCAGCAGCTTTGGCTGTTTTGGAATACCTTGAAAACAATCATATTTTGAAAGATGTAGAATCGAGGTCTGTTTATCTCAAAAATAAGCTCGATCGCCTTAAAACACAATTCACTTTTATCGGGGATGTGCGGGGAAAAGGGTTGCTTCTTGGTATGGAGTTTGTCAAATTACCTGCAGCGAAAATTCCGTTCGACCAGAGTGTAAAACTGACGGAGCTGGTTGTCAGAACTGGCAGGGACCACGGGATATTGCTGTATCCTGCGGCGGCAGGCCTTGATGGGCTTTCAGGTGACGCGGTTATCATCGCACCCCCGCTTACAATCACGAAGCGTGAAATTGACGAACTGATTGCCCTTTTGAAAACAACATTGGTTGAAGTATATAAAACACTGGGATTTCCTTTTGAAAATGGAGTTGAAGAGTAG
- a CDS encoding peptidase has protein sequence MQSAEEKVRNYIKENRIKGTRLLQKMVQEPSTRGEESGAQAVVIEKCRELGFEMDIWEIGGDGLPDHPAFCSDRSNFKGNPNAVGIMKGTGGGKSMILNGHIDVVPAGDTKAWDRDPFSGYIESGKLFGRGSTDMKGGTASLLMAMEAIKNSGIKLKGDVIFQSVIEEESGGAGSLAAVLRGYKADAAIIPEPTNMKLFPKQQGSMWFRISVKGKGAHGGTRYEGVNAIEKAMQVIDGLRKLETERNEKITDPFFDSIPIPIPINIGKIQAGDWPSSVPDLAIIEGRMGVAPNETQEEAKREMAAALSQVSNADTWLEENNPVLEWFGASWLPGDLDPEHELIRDLSESYKGVKEQEPLIEASPWATDGGILSKVGGIPVVVFGPGVTETAHQANEYIRLEDVFETAEIIALTLLKWCEISE, from the coding sequence GTGCAATCTGCTGAGGAAAAGGTGCGGAATTATATTAAGGAAAACAGAATCAAGGGAACACGCCTATTGCAAAAAATGGTGCAGGAGCCAAGTACGAGGGGAGAAGAAAGTGGAGCACAGGCTGTAGTGATTGAAAAATGCCGTGAATTAGGCTTTGAAATGGATATTTGGGAAATCGGAGGTGACGGATTGCCTGACCACCCGGCGTTTTGCTCTGATCGCAGCAACTTCAAAGGCAACCCTAATGCGGTAGGAATCATGAAGGGGACTGGTGGGGGGAAGTCGATGATCCTGAATGGCCATATCGACGTTGTACCAGCTGGTGACACCAAGGCTTGGGATCGGGACCCTTTCAGCGGATATATTGAAAGCGGCAAGCTTTTCGGCCGGGGTTCGACAGATATGAAGGGCGGAACTGCTTCCTTGCTGATGGCGATGGAAGCCATAAAGAATTCAGGGATCAAGTTAAAAGGAGATGTCATTTTCCAGAGCGTGATTGAAGAAGAAAGCGGCGGTGCGGGGTCGCTTGCTGCAGTCTTGAGAGGTTATAAGGCGGATGCCGCAATCATTCCGGAACCAACAAACATGAAGCTTTTTCCTAAGCAGCAGGGGTCCATGTGGTTCAGGATTTCAGTTAAAGGCAAAGGTGCCCATGGCGGCACAAGGTATGAGGGAGTCAATGCGATTGAGAAGGCGATGCAGGTAATTGATGGACTGAGAAAACTGGAGACGGAGAGAAACGAGAAAATAACAGATCCGTTTTTTGATAGTATTCCAATACCAATTCCAATCAATATCGGCAAAATTCAGGCTGGCGACTGGCCATCCTCTGTTCCAGACCTGGCGATCATTGAAGGCAGGATGGGGGTTGCGCCGAACGAAACCCAGGAGGAAGCAAAACGGGAAATGGCTGCAGCCTTATCGCAAGTAAGCAATGCTGATACATGGCTTGAAGAAAACAACCCTGTGCTAGAATGGTTCGGCGCAAGCTGGCTGCCGGGCGACCTGGATCCAGAGCATGAACTGATTCGAGACTTATCCGAAAGCTATAAAGGTGTCAAAGAACAGGAGCCTTTAATTGAAGCCTCCCCTTGGGCGACAGATGGCGGAATCCTTTCAAAAGTCGGCGGAATACCGGTTGTGGTTTTTGGGCCTGGGGTAACTGAAACGGCACATCAGGCAAACGAATATATCAGGCTTGAAGATGTATTTGAAACCGCCGAAATCATTGCCCTCACTTTGCTTAAATGGTGTGAAATCAGTGAATAA
- a CDS encoding sigma 54-interacting transcriptional regulator, producing MNSVSNVTEEILSAILKCIDEAIHVVNTEGITIFYNQVAARHDGLEISEVIGKPLLSVFPSLNDQSSTLLKVIETKKPIYNETQSFVNLHGRKIETVNTTLPIFVQGQLIGAVEIAKDYSRIKQLSERLVEIQKGLRLSNGKAVKQQAGYTFSDVLTTNKHFMLVKKKAEKLAKSDSPILVYGESGTGKELFVQSIHNASKRAAGPFIAQNCAAIPENLLESILFGTSKGSYTGAVDRPGLFELANGGTLFLDELNSMPFDLQAKLLRVLEDGAVRRVGSTNVTSVNVRVISAMNVYPGKAMEENQLRTDLFYRLNVLTFELIPLRQRKEDILYLSDLFISQYNHELRKHVTGLDEKAKSVFLTHQWPGNVRELKHTIEYMMNVCEGEKLTAHDLPMMLKNIAPEPVSSAPSLVLRENLKELEVQLIKDALEASGGNIQQAAILLDIPRQTLQYKIKKLNIQP from the coding sequence TTGAATTCAGTATCCAATGTTACCGAAGAAATCTTGAGCGCAATACTGAAGTGCATCGATGAGGCAATCCATGTCGTCAATACAGAAGGCATTACGATCTTTTACAATCAAGTTGCCGCCAGGCATGATGGATTGGAAATCAGTGAAGTCATTGGGAAGCCGCTCTTGAGTGTTTTTCCTTCACTGAATGATCAATCCAGCACCTTGCTGAAAGTGATAGAAACGAAAAAGCCAATCTATAATGAAACCCAATCCTTTGTTAACTTGCACGGAAGGAAAATTGAAACCGTCAATACAACTCTGCCAATATTTGTCCAGGGGCAACTGATAGGCGCTGTTGAAATCGCCAAGGATTATTCGCGGATCAAGCAGCTTTCTGAACGTCTGGTCGAAATCCAAAAGGGGTTGAGACTCAGTAATGGCAAGGCTGTAAAACAGCAGGCAGGCTATACGTTCAGTGATGTATTGACAACGAATAAGCATTTTATGTTGGTAAAAAAGAAGGCTGAAAAACTGGCAAAATCCGATTCTCCCATTCTTGTTTATGGGGAAAGCGGCACCGGAAAAGAACTCTTCGTCCAATCCATCCATAATGCATCAAAGCGGGCTGCTGGTCCGTTCATAGCCCAGAATTGTGCAGCGATACCTGAAAATCTGCTCGAAAGTATCCTGTTTGGAACCTCTAAGGGAAGTTATACCGGAGCGGTGGACAGGCCAGGTCTTTTCGAACTTGCAAACGGAGGGACGCTTTTCCTTGATGAGCTCAACTCGATGCCATTCGACCTCCAGGCTAAATTACTGCGTGTACTTGAGGATGGCGCTGTCCGAAGGGTCGGAAGCACGAATGTTACCTCAGTGAATGTCAGGGTGATTTCTGCGATGAATGTCTACCCGGGAAAGGCGATGGAAGAGAACCAGCTGCGGACCGATCTCTTTTACCGACTGAATGTCCTGACATTCGAATTGATCCCTTTAAGACAAAGAAAGGAAGATATTCTTTATCTGAGCGATCTTTTTATAAGCCAGTACAATCATGAGCTGAGGAAGCATGTAACCGGGCTCGATGAAAAGGCCAAGTCTGTTTTTCTTACCCATCAATGGCCTGGAAATGTACGCGAGCTGAAGCATACGATTGAGTACATGATGAATGTCTGTGAAGGTGAAAAGCTGACTGCCCATGATCTTCCAATGATGTTGAAAAACATTGCCCCAGAGCCAGTGAGCAGTGCTCCTTCACTGGTATTGAGAGAAAATCTGAAGGAGCTTGAAGTACAGTTGATTAAAGATGCGCTGGAAGCTTCAGGCGGAAATATCCAGCAGGCAGCCATCCTTCTGGATATACCAAGGCAGACACTTCAATATAAAATTAAAAAATTGAATATCCAGCCTTGA
- a CDS encoding S66 peptidase family protein produces the protein MFAPKLVPGDEIRIIAPATSMIILKGAQLDLAVERLTQLGFKVTFGKYADAHDEFFSSSIEERIEDLHEAFTDPNVKGILTAIGGYNSNQLLKYIDYDLIASNPKVFCGYSDITALQLAIYKKTGLVTYSGPHFSTFGVKHGLEYTLNSFLDAVTNDAPYEISPSETWSDDAWYLEQENRTFHENDGYMVIREGEASGKLIGGNLSTMNLLQGTEFMPSLKDSILFIEDDEESHSRSFDRDVQSLLHLPDAASIKALLIGRFQKNSNVTEEALRKIILSKVELRNIPIIANVNFGHVQPFATLPIGSFATVKAASDKTEIFIEQDE, from the coding sequence ATGTTTGCACCCAAGTTAGTGCCTGGGGATGAGATTCGGATCATCGCACCAGCGACAAGCATGATCATTCTGAAGGGAGCTCAACTAGACCTGGCTGTTGAGAGATTGACGCAGCTGGGCTTTAAGGTGACGTTTGGAAAGTATGCAGATGCTCATGATGAGTTTTTCAGTTCTTCGATTGAGGAACGGATCGAGGACTTGCATGAAGCATTTACCGACCCGAATGTAAAAGGGATTTTAACGGCCATAGGCGGATACAATTCCAACCAGCTGCTGAAATACATAGACTATGATTTGATCGCTTCCAATCCGAAGGTTTTTTGCGGCTACAGCGATATTACGGCGTTGCAGCTGGCAATCTATAAGAAAACCGGGCTTGTAACATACTCAGGCCCACATTTTTCAACCTTTGGCGTGAAACATGGGTTGGAATATACATTGAATTCTTTTTTGGATGCAGTTACAAATGATGCACCATATGAAATTTCTCCTTCTGAAACTTGGTCAGATGACGCCTGGTATCTCGAACAGGAAAATCGGACGTTCCACGAAAACGATGGCTATATGGTCATCCGGGAAGGAGAAGCAAGCGGGAAGTTGATCGGCGGCAATCTTAGCACAATGAACCTGCTTCAGGGTACAGAATTCATGCCATCCCTGAAAGACAGCATCCTGTTCATTGAAGATGATGAAGAAAGCCATTCAAGAAGTTTTGACCGGGATGTCCAGTCACTTCTTCACCTACCAGACGCAGCCTCAATAAAAGCTCTATTGATTGGCCGTTTCCAAAAGAATTCCAATGTCACAGAAGAGGCATTAAGAAAAATCATCTTGAGTAAAGTAGAATTAAGGAATATACCGATCATCGCAAATGTCAATTTCGGACATGTCCAGCCATTTGCCACCCTGCCGATCGGGTCATTCGCTACCGTTAAGGCAGCCAGTGACAAAACTGAAATCTTTATCGAACAAGACGAATAG
- the ablB gene encoding putative beta-lysine N-acetyltransferase, which produces MHLGKTIVLADKNGKMTVYLDKQNKRVRVEDYLGSLSNALKCAEELAESEKADKLIIKGRREHFTQLLEHGYSFEASIDGFFLGSDCVFFSKFLSDDRKATPHWTEEDGIIKSVYHLAEPAQKITPPGDYVMKKMDKSDAHGLSDLYKEVFQIYPTPLNDPEYIVKTMTEGTIYYGFVHDGQIVSAASAEVDLFYKNAEMTDCATLKEHRKHGLMKVLLARLEAELIENGIFCAYSIARSLSFGMNAALYQLGYAYRGRLVNNVYIYDKIENMNVWVKNLAKPPNIGQ; this is translated from the coding sequence ATGCATTTAGGGAAAACAATCGTCTTAGCAGACAAAAATGGCAAGATGACTGTTTATCTTGACAAACAAAATAAACGGGTGAGAGTGGAGGATTATTTAGGCAGTTTATCGAATGCATTGAAATGCGCTGAAGAGCTGGCAGAGAGCGAAAAGGCAGATAAATTGATCATTAAAGGAAGAAGAGAACATTTCACACAGCTGCTTGAACACGGGTACAGTTTCGAGGCAAGCATTGACGGTTTTTTCCTTGGCTCCGATTGCGTGTTCTTTTCAAAGTTTCTAAGCGATGACAGAAAAGCAACGCCGCACTGGACCGAGGAGGACGGAATCATAAAAAGTGTCTATCATTTGGCAGAGCCCGCCCAGAAGATCACTCCGCCTGGCGATTATGTGATGAAGAAAATGGACAAATCGGATGCCCACGGCTTATCTGACTTATACAAAGAAGTCTTTCAAATCTATCCGACCCCGCTGAACGACCCGGAGTATATTGTCAAAACGATGACCGAAGGCACGATTTACTATGGATTTGTCCATGATGGCCAAATTGTAAGTGCTGCTTCCGCTGAGGTCGATCTTTTTTACAAAAACGCGGAAATGACTGATTGTGCGACGTTAAAAGAGCACCGGAAGCATGGCTTGATGAAAGTCCTCCTGGCTCGTTTAGAGGCCGAACTGATTGAGAACGGCATTTTTTGCGCCTATTCAATTGCGAGGTCATTATCTTTTGGCATGAATGCAGCATTGTATCAATTGGGCTATGCCTATCGCGGCAGGCTGGTGAATAATGTATATATTTATGATAAAATTGAGAACATGAACGTCTGGGTAAAAAATTTGGCAAAACCGCCAAATATTGGGCAGTAA
- the gabT gene encoding 4-aminobutyrate--2-oxoglutarate transaminase yields MGDIKIKTAIPGPKAKALLERKEKNIPVGPFNTIKSFAESGEGALLTDVDGNTFIDFAGAIGTLNVGHCPPEVVNALHEQIDRYLHPCFHVMMYEPYIELAEVLNNITPGDHDKKTFFLSTGAEAVENAIKIARKFSGRKGIISFERAFHGRTYMAMSLTSKVKPYKYQFGPFAPETYKWPYPVYSQEKSMSPDQLDAYILKKFETFFQSEVPGTEIAAVIMEPIQGEGGFNIPSKPFVQGVKKICEKYGILFIADEIQTGFGRTGKMFAMEHYGVIPDLMTMSKSIAAGLPISAVTGRAEIMDSAGIGEIGGTYGGSPLGCVAAIEVVKMIEEQKLLEKANFFGDKFQERFGGLAKQFSEIGDIRSLGAMCAIEFFDENGLPNGQIVKEVLAKAHQRGLILMSAGFYGNVIRLLAPLVITDGQMEEGFDVLESVIFECCKQQEG; encoded by the coding sequence GTGGGAGATATTAAGATCAAAACAGCCATTCCCGGTCCCAAGGCGAAGGCTTTGCTGGAAAGAAAAGAGAAGAATATTCCTGTTGGTCCATTTAATACGATCAAATCTTTTGCCGAAAGTGGCGAAGGTGCCCTGTTGACTGATGTAGACGGGAACACATTCATTGACTTTGCAGGTGCAATCGGCACCCTCAATGTTGGACATTGTCCGCCAGAGGTTGTAAATGCGCTCCATGAACAGATTGACCGTTATCTTCACCCATGTTTTCATGTGATGATGTATGAACCTTATATTGAACTGGCTGAAGTGCTGAACAACATCACGCCTGGAGACCATGATAAAAAGACCTTTTTTCTCAGCACGGGTGCAGAAGCAGTTGAGAACGCGATAAAGATCGCCAGGAAATTTTCCGGCAGAAAAGGGATCATTTCCTTTGAACGGGCATTTCATGGCAGGACGTATATGGCAATGTCACTGACAAGCAAGGTCAAACCGTACAAGTACCAGTTCGGCCCATTTGCACCAGAAACCTATAAATGGCCTTACCCTGTATATTCACAGGAGAAAAGCATGTCCCCCGATCAACTGGATGCTTATATCCTGAAGAAGTTTGAGACATTTTTCCAGAGTGAGGTGCCAGGCACGGAAATTGCCGCGGTCATCATGGAACCCATCCAGGGTGAAGGTGGATTTAACATACCATCAAAGCCCTTTGTGCAAGGTGTGAAAAAGATATGTGAAAAGTATGGAATCCTCTTTATTGCAGATGAAATCCAGACAGGTTTTGGCAGGACAGGGAAGATGTTCGCAATGGAACATTACGGAGTGATACCTGATCTGATGACCATGTCAAAATCGATCGCAGCCGGACTTCCAATCAGCGCGGTGACTGGACGGGCCGAAATTATGGATTCAGCCGGCATTGGAGAAATTGGCGGAACATATGGAGGAAGTCCTCTCGGTTGTGTTGCAGCGATCGAAGTCGTTAAAATGATAGAAGAGCAAAAACTTCTCGAGAAAGCAAACTTTTTTGGAGATAAGTTTCAGGAGAGATTCGGAGGGCTGGCAAAACAGTTTTCGGAGATTGGTGATATCCGGTCATTAGGAGCAATGTGCGCAATCGAATTTTTCGATGAAAATGGGCTGCCGAATGGACAGATTGTTAAGGAGGTGCTTGCGAAGGCTCATCAGCGCGGATTGATTTTAATGAGCGCTGGCTTTTATGGTAACGTCATCAGGCTTCTCGCTCCGCTTGTCATAACAGACGGGCAGATGGAGGAAGGGTTTGATGTCCTTGAATCCGTGATTTTTGAATGCTGCAAGCAGCAGGAGGGATAA
- a CDS encoding aldehyde dehydrogenase family protein: MKQNLWINGESVETENYRPLLNPYTGGQIAEVAEAAKEDVIRAIDSAAEAARGMAEMDAHKRADILRKVADYIQEDREECARLIAEESSKPLKAARAEVDRTVMTYTFASEEARRIQGDTIPMDAAPGGEGRIAYTVKEPLGVIAAITPFNFPMNLVAHKVGPAIAAGNTVVLKPASQTPLSAYKIASYFHRAGLPAGALNVVTGSGKNVGDALIADDRVKKVTFTGSPAVGKYIRENAGLKRVTLELGSNSALIVDEGTDLSKVMPRIVTGAFSNQGQVCISIQRIYVYETIAEDFVSQFVEEAGRLKVGDPLDEETDVAAMISAEDVERAQSWISDAVGNGAELVLGGESEQQVLKPTVLLNAKPTDKISCEEIFAPVVHINTFMDFDEAITEVNESQFGLQAGVYTNDLQKAFRAASNLHVGGVMINDIPTFRVDHMPYGGVKQSGTGREGIKYAVEEMTELKLVSFKLD; encoded by the coding sequence ATGAAACAGAATTTATGGATAAATGGAGAAAGTGTGGAAACAGAAAATTACCGTCCACTGTTAAATCCGTATACAGGTGGACAAATAGCCGAAGTAGCAGAGGCTGCCAAAGAAGATGTAATAAGAGCGATTGACTCTGCAGCTGAAGCTGCGAGGGGCATGGCGGAAATGGATGCCCATAAACGTGCCGATATCCTTCGGAAAGTGGCCGATTATATCCAGGAAGACCGTGAAGAATGTGCAAGACTGATCGCTGAGGAATCCTCCAAACCATTGAAAGCGGCCCGGGCAGAGGTCGACCGGACTGTTATGACCTATACATTCGCCTCGGAAGAAGCCAGAAGGATCCAGGGAGATACCATCCCGATGGATGCTGCTCCCGGAGGAGAGGGACGGATCGCCTATACTGTAAAGGAGCCGCTTGGCGTCATCGCTGCGATTACACCATTCAATTTTCCAATGAACCTTGTAGCCCACAAGGTGGGGCCAGCGATAGCAGCAGGAAATACAGTCGTCCTGAAGCCCGCGAGCCAGACGCCGTTATCAGCTTATAAAATCGCCTCATACTTCCATAGGGCAGGATTGCCGGCAGGTGCTCTTAATGTAGTGACAGGCAGCGGGAAAAATGTGGGCGACGCCCTGATTGCCGATGATCGGGTAAAAAAAGTGACCTTTACCGGAAGTCCTGCAGTCGGTAAGTATATTCGTGAAAATGCTGGATTGAAAAGGGTAACGCTTGAACTGGGCTCAAATTCGGCATTGATAGTCGACGAAGGAACGGACCTTAGTAAGGTAATGCCAAGAATCGTGACGGGTGCCTTCTCAAATCAGGGGCAGGTATGCATTTCGATTCAGCGCATTTACGTGTATGAAACTATTGCCGAGGATTTTGTTTCACAATTCGTTGAAGAAGCGGGCCGTCTTAAAGTGGGAGACCCTCTGGATGAAGAAACAGATGTAGCTGCAATGATCAGTGCGGAGGATGTGGAAAGGGCCCAGTCCTGGATCAGTGATGCGGTGGGAAATGGAGCCGAACTGGTCCTTGGAGGAGAAAGTGAACAGCAGGTATTAAAGCCGACTGTGCTCCTCAATGCAAAACCGACTGATAAGATTTCCTGTGAGGAAATCTTTGCGCCAGTTGTCCATATCAACACGTTCATGGACTTTGATGAAGCAATCACTGAGGTCAATGAGTCGCAGTTCGGCCTTCAGGCAGGTGTTTATACAAATGATCTTCAAAAAGCCTTCAGAGCAGCCAGTAATCTGCACGTCGGCGGCGTGATGATCAATGATATTCCTACTTTCCGGGTTGACCATATGCCATATGGCGGTGTCAAACAAAGCGGGACTGGAAGAGAAGGGATCAAGTATGCTGTCGAAGAAATGACTGAACTGAAGCTTGTTTCATTCAAATTGGATTGA